From Gottschalkiaceae bacterium SANA:
CAAGGAATCGGAATGGGAAGCGGAGAAGATCTATTTGATGCTGATGATGGGGCTGGTTACAGCAGTGACCTATGGAATGATGGGTTTTTTTCTGTTTTTCTTTGGCTATCATTATCAATGGGGCATCGAAATTTTGCCTTATGCAGGCATGGAAGCAATCGTCAATATGGTCATATGGATTGGTGTGATGTGGCTTTTCCCGCGTTTAATTCGGGAAGCTGGCAAGGATTATAAGAGCACCTTACTGTAAGGAAAAAGGGTGAAGGATTTGAATATCAAACAATTATTTCAGAATCGATTTTATTTTTTTATTTTTGCAATCTGGATCCTTCTGATTCTTTTGACAATACGTCTGGCAGATTTAACAATCAGCCAAGGGGAAGACTATCGAGAGATTTCTGATAGTCGTCGTCTTCAGCAGGTGGAGATTCCCGCAAGTCGTGGGATGATTTTCGATAGCAGCGGACAACTCTTGGCTGGGAATCAACCCAGCTTTGTTGTGCAATTGTCCAAGGATGAAATTAAGAAGGCAGAGCGCAATGAAACCCTTTGGCGTTTGGGGACAATCTTGGATCAAAACGCAGAACGCGTTGTGAATGAATTGCCTATTACCATGAATGGATTGGTGCGAGAGGTGAATGGAGACATTTTACCTGTCGATCTTTTTGCCTACCTGAAGGAACGACCAGACTTGATTCAGTCTGTTTTGAGTCAGGTTATAATTGAATCGCCATATGGGGGACAATTCAGCGCAAAGCGCGCTCTTTGGATACTCTCGCGGGATGATGAATCTTGGATGCGACTTTGGGATGAGGAAAGTCAAGGAGTCAAGAACGAAAACGATATGGCTCGATTGGCCCAAGCACTCTTGGAGCAGGAAAATGATCTGCGGGAATGGATGGCCCATCCTGTTGTGAGGAAAAATATTTTTGAGATTTATGGGAAGGAAGATCCCAATCTTCAATTGGTGGCCTATGAATATACCTTTGAAGAGGATCGTCTGGACAAGAAGCGGAGCCTGTCGCAGCATTTTTCAGGAATCACAGCGGAAAGTCAAGCGGCAGAAGACTTTTATCAGATCGCCTATCAATTGGTTGCTGAAGAGATGGCTTTGTCGGTAACGTCCGATGGAAAGAACCTGGGCCGTGCCGTGGTTGATCTTTTGCAGCTGCCGATAACGGTTAGTGTATCGGAACGCGGAACCGTCGCTTATCAAGAGGATGCTGCCATGTGGACCGCGGAGGCGCGGGCTCGATTAGCACTACCCGAAACAGCTTCCCTTATGCAGGTTGTGGTGGAAGAAGCCCATGCACAAGGGAAATTAAAAGAAGTGATTCTATCTGATTCCTTTAAATATCAGGCACAGAAGTTGATTCTCTCTCATGGGTTAAATCCGGGCATATCGGTTTCTAAATGGAAGTATACAGCGATTTTACTTTTGGATAATTGGAAGCAAGCCAACAAGGTGCCGGCAGAAACTCAAGCGAAAGAAGCTTTGGGTGTTTTGGCTGAGCGCTATGGTCTGAATTCGGCCTGGACAGACCGAGAGAAAATGTTAACCTTGAATCTAATTGCTCTGATGAATAAACAGGGCTATCGGGCTTATGAGGCCATTGATGTCGCTTACCAGTTGAATGCGACAAGCATTGTCAAGTTGATGGAAAATGAGTATCGCATGCCAGGGGTTCAGGTGAATTTCAAATCGGTTCGAACCTATCCAAATGGATCGGCCGCTGCTCATACGCTGGGGTATTTGGGAAAAATATCTCAACAAAACGAGATTGAAAAGTATATCGATTCATTGGGGTATTCACCCAATGAATTTATTGGAAAAACAGGAATAGAAAATCGATTCGAGTCCGTGCTTCGGGGAACGCCGGGTAGTCAGGATGTAGAAGTGGATGTTCGCGGTAAAACCTTGAATGTGGTGAAGGAAGAAAAGCCCGTTCAAGGGGGCAATGTCTATTTAAGTATTGATCTTCATGTGCAACAAATGGCTGAGGAGGCTTTGGCTAAGAGTCTGGATGCTATGCAGGTGGCAGGGGTTTATGAAAGTCCCTGGGGAAATTACAACTATAAAGAAGCTAAACCCAATGCAAAATCGGCGGCCATGGTGGCTATCGATGTGAAGACGGGGAAGATCATTGCCATTGCCAATGTACCGGATTATGATCCAAATCTCTTTGCGGTGGGAATTTCCCAGAGTGATTGGGATGCACTTTTGCCAGAAAACGAAAAGGATTTGATTGCACCGCGTCCTCTATTGAATATTGCATCGCAATCTATGATTCAGCCGGGTTCTACCTTTAAGATGGTGACCGCCTTGGCAGCTTTGGAAAACGGGGTCAATCCGAAACAAAAAATTAATACCAAGGGATTTGTAGAGATTGGCACCCAAACTTATGGATGTTGGATATGGAACCGCTATCATTATAGCCATGGACCTGAAGATATGCGGGATGCCATCGCTGATTCCTGTAACTATTATTTTTATAGTTTGGTTTTGGGAGAAAATCAGCAGACGGGTGAACGATTGTCGGCTCGTACCTCTGCTGAGGATATCTTGGCTATGGCAACAAAACTTGGATTAAATGATAAAACTGGAATTGAGATTTCCATTCCCAGTGAGAAATCGGCCGGCGTGCCGAGTGAGGCGAAAAAGCAAAGCGCCATGAAGTCCTCTTTGCAGCGTTGGCTAAACAAGCATCTGTCGGAGTTTGTGCCGGAAGAAACAAATCCCGATGCAGATCAGATGGAGGATTGGGTCGAGGAAATTAGCTCTTGGGTAGAAATTGAGCCAATTTTGTCGGGTTCTGAGGTAAGAAGGCGTTTATTGGATATGGGTCTCTTGCCGGATATGCCTATGGAGGATGGACAATCCCTCAAGGATGTGATTAAATACTCATATCTGAACTTTGCATCTTGGAAAATGGGGGATGAACTCATCATGAGTATCGGTCAGGGCGATAATGCTTATACCTCGCTTCAGATGGCGAATTACGTAGCAACCCTAGCCAATGGTGGCAAGCGATATGAATTGACCTTGATGGACCGTGTGGTCGACCAGGAAGGTCATGAAATTGTGTATGGAAGCAAGCCGTATGAACAATTGGAATTCGAATCTCCGGGTGCTCTGCAGGTGATCAAGGAAGCCATGTTGCAGACTACGGAGGAAGGAACCGCTCGATCTATCTTTGCGAATTTCCCGATTCAGGTGGGAGCAAAGACGGGATCTGCCGAGAAAGATGGTTTGAATCCAGTGACGGGAGAGCCTTATGACGAATTTGGTTGGTTTGTTGCTTTTGCACCCTATGACGAGCCAGAGATTGCTGTTGCGGTTATTGGATTTCAAACGGGGTCCGGTGGTGCCATGGGTGCTGCTGCGCGTGATGTGATTGCGGAGTATTTGGGATTGAATAGTGAGAAGAGTCCGATCGCGGCCAAGCCGAGATTGATGGAATAGGAGTCGAGATGGGCAAGTTTGTGCAAGTAAAAGGAAATTCGAAGGGATTTGCAATCCAGATTTTCGAACCTGGATTTGAAGAAATATGCGACGAAGTCACTGAAATGATGCGAGAATCCAAGGGCTTTTTCAAGGGGGCGAAGTTTGCTGGTTTTCAGGGGCGGAATCTTCGAGAAGACGAAGAAGCAAGGCTTTTAGAGATCGTGGAATCAGATTTTGATCTAAAGGCCATGCAGGAGGAAGCTTGCAAGGATCAACCGAAGAAAGAAATTGAAGAAACTTCCGCTGAGAGTGGACCGGAACGAGTGCCACTGCATGTGATTGCAAGGACCCTTCGATCGGGACAAAGGATTGATGTAGAGGGTGATTTGGTCTTGATGGGTGATGCCAATCCGGGTAGCATATTGACTGCAACAGGAAATATCGTTGTCGTTGGTGCCCTTAGGGGAACCGCTCATGCAGGGATCAATGGCGATGATGGTGTGAGTGTATCGGCCTATCGCTTGGAACCCTTGCAGCTGAGGATTGCTGACGTAATCGCTCGCTCACCGGATCGCGCAGAGCAAGATGGAAAACGAGAAATTGCTCGTTTGAACGAGCAACACGAAATAAGTATTTCAACCATTTGACAGGAGGGAAAACCATGGGCAAAGTGATTGTTGTAACATCAGGAAAAGGCGGGGTTGGAAAGACCACGACAACAGCCAATTTGGGAACCGGTTTAGCATTGGCAGGAAAGCGAGTGGTTGTAATCGACGCCGATATCGGGCTGCGCAATCTAGACGTGATTCTAGGCCTAGAAAATCGAATTGTCTATAATCTTGTGGATATTGTAGAAGAGACTTGTAGACCCAAACAGGCGATGATCAAGGATAAAAAATTAGAAGGTTTGTTTTTAATTCCCGCGGCACAGACCCGGGATAAATCGTCAGTTACGCCAGACCAGATGAAAATTCTGACAGCTAAACTGAAAGAAGACTATGATTACGTATTGATTGATTGTCCAGCAGGTATTGAACAGGGTTTTAAAAACGCCATTGCTGGTGCAGATGAAGCCCTTGTAGTGACAACACCAGAGGTTTCCGCAGTGCGGGATGCAGACCGCATTATCGGGATGCTTGAAGCCGCTGAGGTGCCGTCTACTCGATTGGTGATTAATCGGATTAAGCCAGAGATGGTTTTAAAAGGTGAGATGATGGGGATTGACGATGTGGTGGAAATCCTTGCTGTGGATCTTTTGGGAATTATTCCCGACGATAGTGAGATCGTGGTCGCCAGCAACAAGGGCGAACCGGTAATTTACAATAAAAAGTCCTTTGCCGGAAAGGCCTATCAAAATATTACTGATCGAATCGAAGGCAAGGAAGTGCCTTTGATGGATTTGAATGAACAGGTCAGCGTATGGACTCGACTTTTTAGTCGATGGTCAAAATAGGAGGGTAGCCGATGTTTAACTTTTTCAAGAAAACAAAGAAAACAGATCCGAAAAGCAAACATGTGGCCAAGGAACGCTTGCAATTGGTTTTGATCCATGACCGTGCCAGCATTCCACCCAATGTGATTGAGGCCATTCGTAAGGATATTATCCTTGCGATTTCAAAACATATTGATATTGAGCCAGGCAATGTCTCGGTTTCTATTGAGGCACATCCAGGTCAGAGCCGCAATTCACGTTCTATCGTCGCGGATGTTCCGCTTCGGAAAAAAGGGGAGGCGACAAGATGAATATCGCATTAATCGCTCATGATAAGAAAAAGCCAGAAATGATGCAATTGGTTGTTGCCTATGAAGCAGTTTTTCAGGAGCATACTCTGTTTGGTACGGGAACCACGGGGCAACGAATTATGGAAGAAACCAACCTGCAGGTTCATCGATTTATGTCGGGACCTTTGGGTGGCGATCAACAGATCGGTGCCAAGATTGCATCGAACGAAATGGATTTGGTGATTTTCCTTCGGGATCCATTGACAGCCCAACCCCATGAGCAGGATGTAATGGCCTTGATGAGACTTTGTGACGTACATCGAATTCCCTTGGTAACAAACCTGGGCGGTGCCGAAATCGTTGTTAAAGCATTGAAATTGAATCTGATGGAATGGCGAAACAAGAAATAATTTGGAAGGGAATAGCGGACGCTGTTCCCTTTTTTCTTTCTTTTCAGAATTATTTTGTATATAATAAGAATGCATTTTTAGAAAGGTGGAAATTAATGATTAATCAAAAGCAATTGGAAAGGATCTTGCCAAAGGTCGAAAAACCCGCGCGATATACAGGTGGGGAAATCAATAGTGTAGTCAAACAAGAAGCCAAGGTTCGTTTAGCCTTTGCATTTCCAGATCTTTATGAGATCGCAATGTCTCATATGGGCGGACATATTTTGTATCAACTCATCAATGAAGAAGAAGGATTGGCCTGTGAACGCGTTTTTTCTCCATGGACGGACATGGAAGCCATCATGCGAAAAGAGGGCATGCCCCTTTTTAGTTTGGAGACCAAACGGACTCTAAAGGAATTTGATTTTGTCGGATTTACTTTGCAGTATGAAATGAGCTTCACCAATATCCTGAATATGTTGGATCTTGGCGGACTTGAAGTGCGAAGGGAAGACCGCTTAGAATCAGATCCACTGGTGATTGCTGGAGGACCTTGCGTTTATAACCCGGAGCCCCTGGCCGATTTTATCGATCTTTTTGTTGTCGGCGACGGTGAGGATATTACCCTCGAAATTATGCGCCGCTACGAAAAAGGGAACTTTTCTTCCAAGAAAGAATTTTTACAATCCCTGCTTTCCTTAGAGGGCATTTACGTGCCGGAGTTTTACGAGGTGGATTATAAGGAAGACGGAACCATTCAGTCTCGCCGCGCCTTGGTAGCGGAGGCACCATTGGTGGTGCAACGCACCATCCTGAAGAACTTGGATGAGGTATATTTCCCAGAAAAAATGATTGTGCCATTTATTGATACGGTTCATGATCGGGTGATGTTGGAATTGTTCCGCGGATGTACCCGGGGATGTCGGTTCTGCCAAGCAGGGATGATCTATCGTCCTGTGCGGGAAAGGAAAAAAGACACCTTGGTCCAATTGGCCGAAAAACTGGAAGCAAGTACAGGATATGAGGAACTCAGTCTTTCCTCTTTAAGTTCTAGTGACTATACGGAAATCGAACCCTTGATCAATGAGTTGACAGAAAAATTCGCTGAAAAGCGGGTCTCTTTGTCATTGCCGTCTATGCGACTGGACACCTTCCCCAAGGAACTCTTGAAGAAGATGCAAGAAGTGAGAAAATCAGGCCTTACCTTTGCACCAGAAGCTGGTTCTCAGCGTTTGCGCGATGTGATCAACAAGGGAATCACGGAAGATGATGTCATAAAAACCACTGAAGAATTGTTCCAAATGGGATGGTCGACGGTGAAGCTATACTTTATGATTGGCTTGCCAACGGAAACTGAAGAGGATGTCATGGGAATCAAAGACTTGTCCTATCAGGTCAAGGAGAAATTTTTCCAGATTCCGCGTGAAGAGCGAAAGGGAAATCTTCGCATCAATGTGAGTGCTGCCTGTTTTGTACCAAAGCCATTCACGCCATTCCAGTGGTTTGGACAGCCAACCATGGATGAATTCAAAGAGAAACAAGTGATGTTGAAAAAGAGCATACGTGATCCTAAGGTGTCCTTCAGCACCCATGACGCGGCTACTAGCTATATTGAGGCTGTAATTGCCAAGGGCGACCGTCGCATGGGCAAAGCTATTGAAACGGCTTGGAGAAACGGCTGCGTATTCGATGGCTGGGGACAGTTCTTTAAATTGAACAACTGGTTGACTGCTTTTGAAGAAGTGGGACTAGACCCTGTGTTCTATGCCAATCGCACAAGAGATTTTGATGAGATTCTACCTTGGGACTTTTTGCGAGTCGGTGTAACAAAAGAATTTTTATGGCGAGAGTATCAGCGTGCTCTAAATGAGACCATTACTCCGGACTGCCGAAATAACTGTGAGGCTTGTGGCGTGATCGAGACCTATGGGAAAGGGGTGTGCCAATGATTATTCGAGCCAAATTTGAAAAGAAAGCGGACATGCGTTATATCGGCCACCTGGATTTAATGCGGACTATGCAGCGCGCTATTCGACGAGCGAACTTGCCCATCGCTTACTCTCAAGGGTACAACCCACAGCAAAAGATGAATTTTGCCATGGCCCTTGCCTTGGGGATGGAGAGCGAAGCTGAATATATGGAAGTCGAAATGGCGGAAGAGGTCAGCCGAACATCGTTTATGAAGCAATTGAACGAGGCTCTGCCAGCGGGAATTCAAATCCTTCATGCGGAAAAAATCGAAGATGCGCCAAAATCTTTAATGAGTATCGTTGCTTGGTCGCGATACGCAGTTGCCTTCCCCGATGAGGGAAAACCAGCTGATGCTGAGACGAGAATTGAGGCCTTTTTGGCAGAGAAAGAGATTTGGACAACTCGTCGACGAAAGAAGAAAAAGCAAATGGTTAGCAAGCAGGTAGAGATCCGTCAATGGGTCGATACGATCGAGTGGGTAGAAGATAGTCAAGAACTTGTGATGATGTTGAAAACCGGCAGCAATGGCAACCTGAAACCAGAAGAGGTATTGCCGGTCTTATATCCTGAGATGACCATGCCGAATATTCGTCGCCTTGAGATCTATTGCGATACGAAACAGGGTCGAAAACCACTTTTATAGGAGAAAGCGATGAAACTGAGAATTGACCGAAGCCAAGCTTTGACGATCTATGCGGTGGAGCAAGATGGAAAATTGACAGACTTGCAGGTTTGGGAAACGGGTGAGGAAGATCCCCGTTACCAACTGCATGTCGCGCGGGTAAAGAAGGTCTTGCCGGCGGTTAATGGATCAATCTTGGATCTGGGAGACAGGGAGGCCTATTTAAGTTGGGCGGATCTGGATCCGGCAAGAAAAGAACGAGGGAAGACCATTGCGGCGTGTGTGGATGTGGAAGAACGACTTTTGGTACAGATTCGACGTGCTGAGTCCGGGGAAAAAGCAGATAAAGCGACCCTTCGAATTGCCTTACCCGGAGCATTTATGGTTTATTTGCCAAATGAAGCTGGGATTTCGATATCGACTAAAATTCGCAATCCAGAGATGCGGGCTGCTCTAGAATCAAGCCTTGTCTGTCCCGAGGGCTCGGGAGTCATTTTACGAACATTGGCTGCTGACGCATGCAGAGAACAGGTGGAAAATGAACTGGCTGGTCTGATCCGTGCTTATGAAAGTGTTGTCGAAGAAGCTAAGAAAACAAAATCCTTGCGTTCCATTTTGGTAGAAGTTGATTCGGAACCGTCCTTTTTTAGTCGCTGGTTGAAACAAGCAGATCAATTGATCAGCAATGACCCAGAAGACCAGATCTGGGCAAAAGCATGGAATATAGATTTTGCACAGTCTGAGAATCCATTGGACCCCTGCTGGCAGGATTGGTTAGGCCTTCGTAAAATAGCTGTTTCTATCTCGGACCATCAAGGAGAAATCTTGCTTGAGGAACTAGAAACGCTGACAGCCATTGACGTCAATCGAAGGGGCTCGGCCAAAGCATCTATTGCTACAATCGACACCCTCGCTGTTCGGGAAGCCATGCGGCAATTGCGTCTTCGAAATATTGGAGGCATGGTCGTTATGGATGTGATTGACAAGCGGAAAGCGAAACGGACTACCCGTGAGGTGACAGCTGCTCGTATTACCGATTCTCATCCCATTAAGGTCTATGGCCCTTCAGGCATGGGGCTGATTGAATTGATTCGGACGAAACGGGGTGCGAGTATGAAACAGCTCTTGGGTTCTTATGATGCACCTACGGTTGTTTATGCCTTGTGGCGTTTTGGTCTTGCTTTGCGACAGGTTGGTTGCTCAAGTGGTGTGAGAATTCAGGGGAATCCCGGTCTGATCAATCAGCTTAGAAGAGAGAATGCATGGAAAACTTGGGTCAAGCCTTCGTGTTGGAAACAGGTAGTTTGGGAGCCTTTGGATCAAGAAGAGGAGTTCCTTCGAATTTTACCGATATTAACGAAAACAAGAGTTTGACATTCTAGATAAACCGTGGTACAATTTATTTCTGTGAAAGCCGCACAAAATGGGTTAGAAACGGGAAACCGTACCTGATTTTTGGCGAGTCTAGTTTAAGGAGGTGTAAACTATGTACGCAATTATTGAAACTGGTGGTAAACAATACCGAGTTCAGGAAGGCGACTTGCTTTTTATTGAAAAGTTGGACGTTGAAGCTGGCGACGCGGTAACGTTTGATAAAGTAATGTTTGTTAATGCTGAAGGCGATGTTAAAGTTGGCATGCCATATGTTGAAGGCGCAACGGTTGAAGCGAAGGTCGAGAAAAACGGCAAAGCTAAAAAAGTTATCGTCTACAAATACAAGGCAAAAAAAGGCTATCGCAAAAAGCAAGGTCATCGTCAACCATATACACAAGTGACGATCGGAAAGATCAACGCATAGTGGTACGGGTGATGATATTTCGATCGAATCATCAAGTGATTGGATACGAAATCAAGGGTCACAGCGGATTCGCAGAAGCGGGACAAGATATTGTTTGCGCGGCGGTATCAGTATTGACGCAAACAGGGGCAAACGCGCTAGAAAAAATCGCGGGTGTGAAACCTGAGATTCATTTGAAAGATGGTTACTTACAGGTAATACTTCCAAATAATCTACAAGAATCAGAACGAGAACAGGCGAAAATAATTTTCGAAACAATCCTAATCGGATTGCAAGATGTTGTGGAAGCCTATCCTAGATATGTAAAACTAAAATACAGGGAGGTGTAGAGATGATGAAGTTAAATCTACAACTATTCGCCCATAAAAAAGGTGTAGGTAGCTCCAAAAACGGTCGCGATTCCGAATCCAAAAGACTCGGCGCGAAACGTGCGGATGGACAATTTGTTTTGGCAGGAAATATCCTGTTTCGTCAACGTGGAACGAAAATCCATCCAGGATTGAACGTAATGCGTGGAGGCGATGATACCTTATTTGCAACGATTGACGGTGTCGTCCGATTCGAAAGAAAAGGAAGAGACAAGAAGCAAGTGAGCGTATATCCAAGAGTGTAATTGAAACCTGCCCGGTTGGGTAGGTTTTCTTTTTATAAAGATTTAGTTATAATAAAAGTAATCGAGAAAAACAGAGGTGAACCATGTTTGTAGATATAGCGAGAATTGAAGTCAGAGGCGGTGCCGGTGGAAATGGTGCGGTTGCATGGCGTAGAGAGAAATACGAACCGGCAGGCGGACCAGCCGGCGGCGATGGGGGTTACGGCGGAAGCGTAATCTTAATTGTTGATCCAAAAATCAACACCCTGGTGGACTTTAAGTACCGCCGTCATTTTCGTGCCCCCCTTGGGGAGCATGGACGTGCAAAAACGCAGTACGGGAAAAAAGGTGAGCATCTATATGTAAAGGTGCCTCAGGGAACCATCGTAAAAGATGAAGAGACTGGTAATATCATTGCAGACATGGTGAACCCTGGAGAAACCTTTATTGTGGCCAAGGGTGGTCGCGGTGGAAAAGGCAATGCACGATTTACTACTTCGACTCGCCAAGCACCGAATTTTGCGGAAGCAGGACAAAAAGGTGTAGAACGTATGATTATCCTTGAACTGAAGCTTTTGGCCGATGTTGGACTTTGTGGATTTCCTAATGTTGGAAAATCGACATTCCTATCTATGGTGTCGGAGGCGAAACCACGGATTGCGAATTATCATTTTACAACGATTCATCCCAATCTTGGCGTTGTTCGAGTCGGGCAAGGCGAGAGTTTTGTCATGGCTGATATTCCAGGCTTGATTGAGGGCGCCCACGAAGGCACCGGACTCGGCCATGAATTTTTACGCCATGTCGAGCGAACTCGACTTTTGGTCCATATTGTAGACGTATCAGGCAGTGAAGGCCGAGATCCCTATGAAGACTTTATGACCATCAATCATGAGTTGGTTAGCTATAATGAGCGTTTGGCAAGCCGACCGCAAATTGTTGTAGCAAATAAAACTGACTTGCCGGATGCTGCAGAGAAAATTGTGGAATTTGAAGCGAAGGTTCGTGCTTTAGGCTATGACTTCTATGCCATGTCGGCAGCGACAGGGGATGGGGTGCAAGCCTTGAAGAATAAGATTTACCATAAATTGCAGACTACCGAGTTTGAAGAAGAGATCGTTGAGGTTGTGGAAGATACGTACGGCAACGATCGTGAAAGAGATCGTGAAATCACCTATGAAGTCATTGAAGAAGTGGTTCATGTAGATGGTGTTTATTTAGAAAAGATTTTGATGTCCACGAATTTTGAGGATGATCATTCTGTCGTTTACTTCCAACGAAAATTACGTGATTTGGGCGTGGTTGAAACCCTGAAAAAGATGGGAACGGAAGAGGAAGATATGATTGTCATCTGTGGTGTGGAATTTGAATTCTTTGAATAGGAGAGAAGATGAACGGAAAACAAAGAACGTATTTAAAAAAATTGGCGCATGATATGCAACCCCTTTTCCAAATTGGGAAAAATGGGA
This genomic window contains:
- the minC gene encoding septum site-determining protein MinC; the protein is MGKFVQVKGNSKGFAIQIFEPGFEEICDEVTEMMRESKGFFKGAKFAGFQGRNLREDEEARLLEIVESDFDLKAMQEEACKDQPKKEIEETSAESGPERVPLHVIARTLRSGQRIDVEGDLVLMGDANPGSILTATGNIVVVGALRGTAHAGINGDDGVSVSAYRLEPLQLRIADVIARSPDRAEQDGKREIARLNEQHEISISTI
- the minD gene encoding septum site-determining protein MinD — encoded protein: MGKVIVVTSGKGGVGKTTTTANLGTGLALAGKRVVVIDADIGLRNLDVILGLENRIVYNLVDIVEETCRPKQAMIKDKKLEGLFLIPAAQTRDKSSVTPDQMKILTAKLKEDYDYVLIDCPAGIEQGFKNAIAGADEALVVTTPEVSAVRDADRIIGMLEAAEVPSTRLVINRIKPEMVLKGEMMGIDDVVEILAVDLLGIIPDDSEIVVASNKGEPVIYNKKSFAGKAYQNITDRIEGKEVPLMDLNEQVSVWTRLFSRWSK
- the minE gene encoding cell division topological specificity factor MinE; this encodes MFNFFKKTKKTDPKSKHVAKERLQLVLIHDRASIPPNVIEAIRKDIILAISKHIDIEPGNVSVSIEAHPGQSRNSRSIVADVPLRKKGEATR
- the mgsA gene encoding methylglyoxal synthase is translated as MNIALIAHDKKKPEMMQLVVAYEAVFQEHTLFGTGTTGQRIMEETNLQVHRFMSGPLGGDQQIGAKIASNEMDLVIFLRDPLTAQPHEQDVMALMRLCDVHRIPLVTNLGGAEIVVKALKLNLMEWRNKK
- a CDS encoding TIGR03960 family B12-binding radical SAM protein, producing the protein MINQKQLERILPKVEKPARYTGGEINSVVKQEAKVRLAFAFPDLYEIAMSHMGGHILYQLINEEEGLACERVFSPWTDMEAIMRKEGMPLFSLETKRTLKEFDFVGFTLQYEMSFTNILNMLDLGGLEVRREDRLESDPLVIAGGPCVYNPEPLADFIDLFVVGDGEDITLEIMRRYEKGNFSSKKEFLQSLLSLEGIYVPEFYEVDYKEDGTIQSRRALVAEAPLVVQRTILKNLDEVYFPEKMIVPFIDTVHDRVMLELFRGCTRGCRFCQAGMIYRPVRERKKDTLVQLAEKLEASTGYEELSLSSLSSSDYTEIEPLINELTEKFAEKRVSLSLPSMRLDTFPKELLKKMQEVRKSGLTFAPEAGSQRLRDVINKGITEDDVIKTTEELFQMGWSTVKLYFMIGLPTETEEDVMGIKDLSYQVKEKFFQIPREERKGNLRINVSAACFVPKPFTPFQWFGQPTMDEFKEKQVMLKKSIRDPKVSFSTHDAATSYIEAVIAKGDRRMGKAIETAWRNGCVFDGWGQFFKLNNWLTAFEEVGLDPVFYANRTRDFDEILPWDFLRVGVTKEFLWREYQRALNETITPDCRNNCEACGVIETYGKGVCQ
- a CDS encoding hypothetical protein (frameshifted, insertion/deletion at around 1366511) — its product is MIIRAKFEKKADMRYIGHLDLMRTMQRAIRRANLPIAYSQGYNPQQKMNFAMALALGMESEAEYMEVEMAEEVSRTSFMKQLNEALPAGIQILHAEKIEDAPKSLMSIVAWSRYAVAFPDEGKPADAETRIEAFLAEKEIWTTRRRKKKKQMVSKQVEIRQWVDTIEWVEDSQELVMMLKTGSNGNLKPEEVLPVLYPEMTMPNIRRLEIYCDTKQGRKPLL
- the rplU gene encoding 50S ribosomal protein L21, whose translation is MYAIIETGGKQYRVQEGDLLFIEKLDVEAGDAVTFDKVMFVNAEGDVKVGMPYVEGATVEAKVEKNGKAKKVIVYKYKAKKGYRKKQGHRQPYTQVTIGKINA
- a CDS encoding ribosomal-processing cysteine protease Prp encodes the protein MIFRSNHQVIGYEIKGHSGFAEAGQDIVCAAVSVLTQTGANALEKIAGVKPEIHLKDGYLQVILPNNLQESEREQAKIIFETILIGLQDVVEAYPRYVKLKYREV
- the rpmA gene encoding 50S ribosomal protein L27 encodes the protein MMKLNLQLFAHKKGVGSSKNGRDSESKRLGAKRADGQFVLAGNILFRQRGTKIHPGLNVMRGGDDTLFATIDGVVRFERKGRDKKQVSVYPRV
- the obgE gene encoding GTPase ObgE yields the protein MFVDIARIEVRGGAGGNGAVAWRREKYEPAGGPAGGDGGYGGSVILIVDPKINTLVDFKYRRHFRAPLGEHGRAKTQYGKKGEHLYVKVPQGTIVKDEETGNIIADMVNPGETFIVAKGGRGGKGNARFTTSTRQAPNFAEAGQKGVERMIILELKLLADVGLCGFPNVGKSTFLSMVSEAKPRIANYHFTTIHPNLGVVRVGQGESFVMADIPGLIEGAHEGTGLGHEFLRHVERTRLLVHIVDVSGSEGRDPYEDFMTINHELVSYNERLASRPQIVVANKTDLPDAAEKIVEFEAKVRALGYDFYAMSAATGDGVQALKNKIYHKLQTTEFEEEIVEVVEDTYGNDRERDREITYEVIEEVVHVDGVYLEKILMSTNFEDDHSVVYFQRKLRDLGVVETLKKMGTEEEDMIVICGVEFEFFE